From a region of the Colias croceus chromosome 14, ilColCroc2.1 genome:
- the LOC123697501 gene encoding uncharacterized protein LOC123697501: protein MPEDAKKQHKGKPDPKEQRRRRGRQQQNAPVEKIPEKEPDRLHPVIDAKEKSEKPVYEPPPPEFYKNLKRETDEIIKITEEANSKYKKKEILSNWSKYEMPIDSYEEIDEQENLGADYETLATAPLSVGGHFQFKHEKSWDTNTGPSLYDKYFDINMKNLNTALSTIPFFERNGIDQLIFSEIDIQNMNHRATKFKQKYYKDKKFTTPELEAQERILNSLTKSDDSNEKEVISTEKEIDFNINKPNDILESEETEIKSDILPKLEQNDINLDKVEKNERKPEIAGPEVPAEMPQNLESTLSITTSDNKIIKPVDDKCVKNNVNENVKVLEANKFEDDVDEILYDTANKDPPIKEIPAEKPNKVDTIPLAAKVVNTKAPVEPAKNPVIESPEDLEKWLDDFLDG from the exons ATGCCAGAGGATGCAAAAAAGCA GCATAAAGGAAAACCTGACCCTAAAGAGCAGCGAAGGCGAAGAGGGCGGCAGCAGCAGAATGCCCCAGTTGAAAAGATACCAGAAAAAGAGCCTGATAGATTGCATCCAGTTATTGATG cAAAAGAAAAGTCAGAAAAACCAGTATACGAGCCGCCACCACCAGAATTCTATAAAAACTTGAAGCGTGAAACGgacgaaataataaaaataacagaagAAGCAAATTCAAAGTATAAAAAGAAGGAGATTCTAAGTAATTGGTCCAAATATGAGATGCCAATAGATAGTTATGAAGAAATTGATGAACAAGAGAATCTAGGAGCTGATTATGAg ACGCTCGCAACAGCGCCACTCTCAGTCGGTGGACATTTCCAATTCAAACATGAAAAATCTTGGGATACAAATACTGGACCTTCATtgtatgataaatattttgatatcaatATGAAAAACTTAAATACAGCATTGTCGACAATACCATTTTTTGAACGAAATGGTATTGATCAATTGATTTTCAGTGAAATAGACATACAGAATATGAACCATAGAGCAACAAAGTTTAAACAAAAGTATTATAAAGATAAGAAATTCACCACTCCTGAATTAGAAGCTCAAGAGAGAATTCTAAATAGTTTAACTAAATCTGATGATAGTAATGAAAAAGAAGTAATTTCTACTGAAAAggaaattgattttaatattaataaacctAATGATATCCTAGAGTCGGAggaaactgaaataaaatctgatatattacctaaattagaacaaaatgatataaatttagataaagttgaaaaaaatgaaagaaaacCTGAAATTGCAGGTCCTGAAGTTCCAGCAGAAATGCCTCAAAATCTTGAAAGTACATTGAGTATTACAACTAGTgacaacaaaataattaaacctGTAGATGAcaaatgtgttaaaaataatgttaatgaaAATGTTAAAGTATTAGAAGCTAATAAATTTGAAGATGACGTTGATGAGATTCTATATGACACAGCTAATAAAGATCCTCCTATCAAGGAAATACCAGCAGAGAAACCAAATAAAGTAGATACAATTCCTCTTGCAGCTAAAGTAGTTAATACAAAAG cACCAGTTGAACCAGCTAAAAATCCTGTAATAGAATCTCCTGAAGACCTTGAAAAGTGGCTTGATGATTTCTTGGatggttaa
- the LOC123697500 gene encoding serine/arginine repetitive matrix protein 2-like, which translates to MSKEESKKGSSEGEDIPSDFFDDFNKEDFMDGLSVIDSWNNEEKRRSRGRIDEEAVNSVSDLRELIVNEERNSRRGSRDSPYENKHLDDYIKPGSRRDPSKTQEAIRRDKEVKVKEFLAKHLESSDDLRPPGTELDDYFDESISEKKKLEEKFEMKNRIKERHDSNEDFHRDIREQHDFDEDKHRSMKGRHEFDDDRHRGFRERHDFNESKNRFSYRAQGDYPYKRRRESPRFRHEPPFRTTFDSSQFRRSPFRYRRISPSKRHYDTRFRGQEPLPHNPRHRSPRRPAHAPQWSPRHSPQRMRRNRSPEPRRERRSRSRSPYKRTYTSTRSRTRSRSTSKSRVQKDDFLYPDKYSKPSTDLPLPVEPQYVPPVSNEYGGPSYQYPQVPAYTGYNEQYYPPQPNPQLLPQPIPNQNIMAPLNTPMAPTMNPAMVPAPCMVPAPSQPTPSIPINPIASQILETTPASPYDALAKLVADGKLSHEDYLKLAPNKGVTQNMDPKARVSVLNRCNVALSHLGNLTLPNRLLIHNLYIGQEQKSIAPMFGSPLKRQSAMEFYFSKTEKSIVAQRNKQIIESIICALSLDKVVSRPKKKVQKDVKEASVQTFKPVCEVCEIRETVKFCDASTSTDPEYFRSSVHTQVIEEDLYSSKSVFNPSGSGSSSAPISIAHLTPAQLVSQLAARAKTLKQPEPPYPNQRGNRPNFDYDYNRRGNQYHNQNPNYNNYRY; encoded by the exons ATGTCCAAGGAGGAGTCAAAAAAGGGATCTTCCGAAGGGGAGGACATTCCAAGTGATTTTTTCgatgattttaataaagaagATTTCATGGATGGTCTTAGTGTGATCGATAGTTGGAACAACGAGGAAAAACGACGGTCTAGAGGACGCATCGACGAGGAAGCAGTCAACAGCGTCAGTGATTTGCGCGAACTGATCGTAAATGAAGAAAGAAATTCAAGGCGTGGATCCAGAGATAGTccgtatgaaaataaacatttagatGATTATATCAAACCAGGAAGCCGTCGAGATCCAAGCAAAACTCAAGAAGCTATACGGAGAGATAAAGAAGTTAAGGTGAAGGAATTTCTTGCCAAACATCTAGAATCTTCAGATGACTTGCGTCCCCCTGGTACTGAATTGGATGACTATTTCGATGAATCAATAAGTGAGAAGAAGAAATTAGAAGAAAAATTTGAAATGAAGAATCGAATAAAAGAAAGACATGATTCAAATGAAGATTTCCATAGGGACATTAGGGAACAGCATGATTTTGATGAAGATAAGCATCGCAGTATGAAGGGAAGACATGAATTTGATGATGATAGACATCGCGGTTTTAGGGAACGACACGATTTCAATGAAAGCAAGAATAGATTTTCTTATAGGGCCCAAGGAGATTATCCATATAAACGTCGGCGAGAATCTCCTCGATTTCGTCATGAACCACCATTTAGGACAACTTTTGATTCGTCTCAATTCAGACGATCACCGTTTAGATACCGTCGTATATCTCCTTCAAAACGTCATTATGACACACGATTCAGAGGCCAAGAACCATTACCACACAATCCACGTCACCGTAGTCCAAGACGTCCTGCGCATGCACCTCAATGGAGTCCACGTCACAGCCCACAGCGAATGAGAAGAAATCGGAGTCCAGAACCTCGTCGGGAGCGCCgatcgcgttcgcgttcgcctTACAAGAGAACATACACTTCAACAAGATCGCGAACACGATCTCGCTCCACATCGAAAAGTCGTGTCCAAAAGGATGATTTTCTTTACCCTGATAAATACAGCAAACCATCAACCGATTTGCCTTTGCCAGTGGAACCACAGTATGTGCCACCTGTGAGTAATGAGTATGGAGGCCCTTCATACCAATATCCACAGGTGCCAGCATATACAGGGTACAATGAGCAATATTATCCCCCACAACCCAACCCCCAACTTTTGCCTCAACCGATTCCAAATCAAAATATCATGGCACCTCTTAATACACCAATGGCACCGACAATGAATCCTGCAATGGTACCTGCGCCCTGTATGGTGCCTGCACCTTCACAACCCACACCATCAATACCTATAAACCCAATAGCTTCACAAATTCTCGAAACAACGCCAGCATCGCCTTACGACGCATTAGCAAAa ttGGTCGCTGATGGAAAACTTTCTCATGAAGATTATTTGAAGCTGGCACCTAATAAGG GTGTTACTCAAAACATGGACCCAAAGGCTAGGGTTTCTG TGCTGAATCGCTGTAATGTAGCTTTGTCCCATCTTGGTAACTTGACATTACCCAACCGTTTATTGATACACAACTTGTACATTGGTCAAGAGCAGAAATCCATCGCACCAATGTTCGGCTCCCCCTTGAAGAGGCAATCGGCAATGGAGTTCTATTTTTCGAAGACAGAAAAATCGATCGTCGCTCAGCGAAACAAGCAGATCATCGAGTCTATCATTTGTGCGCTGTCGTTGGATAAAGTGGTGTCGAGACCCAAGAAGAAGGTGCAGAAGGATGTTAAAGAAGCTTCAGTGCAAACTTTTAAACCGGTGTGTGAAGTGTGTGAAATTCGGGAGACTGTTAAGTTCTGTGATGCAAGTACCTCTACCGATCCAGAATACTTCCGTTCGTCGGTACATACCCAGGTGATTGAGGAAGATCTGTACAGCTCTAAATCGGTGTTCAACCCCAGTGGCAGTGGCAGCAGCAGTGCACCGATTTCTATAGCTCATCTTACGCCGGCTCAACTCGTGTCTCAGCTAGCGGCGAGGGCCAAGACTCTGAAGCAGCCTGAACCACCGTACCCAAACCAGAGAGGTAATAGACCTAATTTTGATTATGATTACAACCGAAGAGGTAATCAATATCATAATCAAAAtcctaattataataattacagatactaa